A single region of the Betaproteobacteria bacterium genome encodes:
- a CDS encoding prolipoprotein diacylglyceryl transferase, with protein MLTHPQFDPIALSLGPVAIRWYGLMYVVAFVLFIVLGRLHMKRRPDTGFTREALDDLLFFGMLGVVLGGRLGYVIFYMPAHFIAHPIEILYIWQGGMSFHGGFLGVLVAMWWFGRKTNRSFWQVTDFIAPLVPTGLAAGRMGNFINGELPGRVTDAATWPWAMWFPQVDATPLARHPSQLYQFAMEGMLLFVILWIYSKKPRPVGAVSAVFLIGYGSFRFLAEFAREPDSFLGILALGFSMGQWLSLPMVVAGVIFLVRSNRTRTA; from the coding sequence ATGCTGACGCATCCCCAATTCGACCCCATCGCGCTCTCACTCGGCCCCGTTGCCATTCGCTGGTATGGGTTGATGTACGTCGTCGCATTCGTACTGTTCATCGTGTTGGGAAGATTGCACATGAAACGCCGCCCGGACACCGGTTTCACCCGGGAAGCCCTCGACGATTTGCTGTTCTTCGGCATGCTCGGTGTTGTGCTGGGCGGAAGACTGGGTTACGTGATTTTCTACATGCCGGCGCATTTCATCGCGCACCCGATCGAAATTCTCTATATCTGGCAGGGCGGCATGTCGTTTCATGGCGGCTTCCTTGGGGTGCTGGTGGCGATGTGGTGGTTTGGGCGCAAAACCAATCGTTCTTTCTGGCAGGTGACAGATTTCATTGCGCCACTGGTGCCGACGGGACTCGCCGCGGGCCGGATGGGTAATTTCATCAATGGCGAATTGCCGGGGCGGGTGACCGACGCCGCGACGTGGCCGTGGGCCATGTGGTTTCCGCAGGTCGATGCCACGCCATTGGCACGCCATCCTTCACAGTTGTATCAGTTCGCGATGGAAGGAATGCTGCTGTTCGTGATTTTGTGGATCTACTCAAAGAAGCCGCGACCGGTGGGCGCGGTGTCGGCCGTGTTCCTGATTGGATACGGCAGCTTTCGTTTTCTGGCCGAATTTGCGCGCGAGCCGGACAGCTTTCTGGGCATCCTGGCGCTGGGCTTTTCGATGGGGCAATGGCTGAGCTTGCCGATGGTCGTGGCAGGCGTCATTTTCCTGGTGCGAAGCAACCGGACACGAACCGCTTAG
- a CDS encoding tripartite tricarboxylate transporter substrate binding protein: MKLRIIAAIATALALCGAAHADTYPSKPIRLLVPFAPGGSSDIVSRSFAAEMQKTLGQTVVVESKPGGAGNIAMTEVKNSAPDGYTIILGHVGTLAVNPAMFAKLPYDPVKDFVPITLLAKVPSMLVVNSEKMKAKNLKELVEYAKKNPGELNYGSAGNGSSGHLAMAYLALTAGFTATHVPYKGTGPMMTDLLAGRLDATFTGAPPLMAHVKAGTLRPIAVGTAKRSPALADVPTVAESGYTGFETSQWYGLLAPAGTPDAIVQKLAQAAAAAGKTPAVAERLSAEAAAPATTTPKEFAEFIKVEAARWSDVVKKSQIKAD, from the coding sequence ATGAAACTTCGAATCATTGCCGCCATCGCTACGGCGCTCGCCTTGTGCGGTGCGGCGCACGCCGATACCTACCCCAGTAAACCGATCCGCCTGCTGGTGCCATTCGCGCCGGGCGGAAGTTCGGATATTGTGTCGCGCTCCTTTGCGGCCGAAATGCAGAAGACGCTCGGCCAGACCGTCGTGGTTGAAAGCAAGCCCGGCGGCGCCGGCAATATCGCCATGACCGAAGTGAAAAACAGCGCGCCCGATGGCTACACCATCATCCTCGGCCACGTCGGCACGCTGGCCGTGAATCCGGCCATGTTTGCCAAACTGCCCTATGACCCGGTCAAGGATTTCGTGCCGATCACGCTGCTGGCAAAAGTGCCGAGCATGCTGGTGGTGAATTCGGAAAAAATGAAAGCAAAGAATCTCAAAGAGCTGGTGGAATACGCGAAGAAAAATCCGGGCGAACTGAATTACGGCTCGGCGGGCAATGGCAGCTCCGGGCATCTGGCGATGGCGTATCTGGCGCTGACAGCCGGCTTTACCGCGACCCACGTGCCGTACAAAGGCACCGGCCCGATGATGACCGACCTGCTTGCCGGCAGGCTTGATGCCACCTTCACCGGCGCCCCGCCGCTGATGGCGCACGTAAAAGCAGGTACATTGCGTCCCATCGCCGTCGGCACGGCAAAACGTTCGCCTGCGCTGGCGGATGTGCCGACGGTTGCGGAATCGGGCTACACAGGATTTGAAACCTCACAGTGGTATGGATTGCTCGCACCAGCCGGCACGCCGGATGCCATCGTGCAGAAACTGGCGCAAGCGGCCGCTGCAGCGGGCAAGACACCTGCCGTCGCCGAGCGCCTGTCGGCAGAAGCAGCCGCACCGGCGACGACTACGCCAAAGGAGTTTGCGGAATTCATCAAGGTGGAAGCCGCGCGCTGGAGCGATGTAGTGAAGAAGTCGCAGATCAAGGCGGACTAA